GACGGCGGCCCCGAGTCCCGCGAGTGCGCGGCCGAGGGCTTCTGACCCTCCCCCTCTGACGGCCCCCGTTCGCTCCGGCGCGCGGGGGCTTCGTCGTCCCTCGCCATGCCCACGCAAACCGACTTGCGCGCGGCCGTTTACGTGGCTACACTGGAGCCATGACCGATCACCGCATCAGCAAGAAGGACTTGCTCGACATTCGCTTCTCCCGCCACGCTCGCGAGGTCATGGCCCGCCGCGACATCTCCGAGGTCGAGGTCGCCCGCACCCTCGTCCGCGGCTCCTCGCACCCCCACCAGGGTCTCCGCCGCTACGTGCTCGGCGACCTGTGCGTCGTCTTCGATCCCGAGTCGCGCGTCATCGTCACCGTGCTCCTCTTCTCGCAGGAGCAGTGGACGGACGAGGACGCCCGCAACCGCTGACTTCCCCGGGAGGGGCCCCGCTGGGGGCCTCTCCCCTGTATCCTGTAACGTTCGCCACACCGACGAGAGCGAGAACAGCATGACCGCAACGAAGACCCCTGACGACCTCGCCGACGCGACCTTCTCCCCCGAGACGGTCGACTACGCCGCCGTCGCCGCCGCACGCCTCTACCCCGTCGAGCTCGTCGAGGGCGTCGACGTCAACGCCCAGGCCCGAGCGGCCTACGCGCGCGGATTCGACGACGGTCTCCACGTCGCCGAGGGAGGGGCGGAATGACCACCCGCGAGCCGAGCGCGGGAGGCCTCGCCGCCGCTCGCCGCCTCGCGGGCTGGGAGCTCGGCGACCCCTCCTGGGCCAACGCCATCATCAGCGCCTATCTCAACCCCGAAACGGCGCACGCGCGCATGGACGAGGACGAAGTCCCCGCCCGCACTGGCACGTTCTCGCGCAACCTCTCATGAGCGCCAGTAGCGCCGCGACGCCCTGACCTCGCCACGACTAGCCCCCGTTCCGGATCGCCCGGGCGGGGGCTTCGTCGTATAGGCGACACGCTCCGCGTAAACCGACTTGCGCGAGTACGTTTACACGGCTACACTGGAAGCATGAACACCAGCACCGCCGAAGACCTCCGCATCGCCCTCGCCCAGGCCAACGCGAACATCGAGAAGGCGACCCGCCTCGGCCTCAAGAAGATGGCCCAGGACATCCGCCGCGAGCGTCGGCGGATCATCGAGAAGCTCGAAACACTCGACGCCTGACCACTCCCCGAGGGGGCCGGAAGGCCCGGCCCCCTCCTGACCCGAAAGGGGGCCCCATGGCTCGCAACCTCCCCACCGACGTCACCCCCGCCAACTGGCGCGAGGTCCGCGAGGCCTGGGCCGTCGCGTGCGACCGCGCCGAGGCTCCCGGCATCGCCGACAGCTTCCGCTTCATCGGCATCGCCGAGCGCTACGGTCACGCCATCGACGAGGCCTTCTGTGCCGATGTCGTCGCGGCGCAGATCGTCGACGCCATGCGCGCCGAGCACGTCCTCGGTATCGAGCTCGTCGGCGATGAGGCGACCGCCTAGCCTCACCTCGCGCGAGTCGGTCCCCGCTCACGTAAACCGACTTGCGCGAACCCGTTTACACGCCCTATACTGAAGACATCGCCGGAAGGTCCGGCCCCTGACCCCGAGGAGGTCTCGCCCGTGAAGCTCCACTACTCCGCCAGCGCCAAGCCCGGCACGACCTGGAGGGATGCCTCCGGCGTCCAGGAGGCCGCGTGCGGTCAGCGCGCCACGGGCCGCCACTCCGGCGCGGTCCTCGTCGCCACCTCGCTCCCAGAGGCCGTGACGTGCGCCAAGTGCAAGGCGCTCCTCGTCTCCTGACCACCTCGGGAGGGGCCCTCGGGCCTCTCCCCCGACCTCTCGAAAGGAGCCCCATGGCCCCCCTCCACTTCACGACCGACAGCTTCGTCGTCGCGGCTCACTCCTACCTCATCCCCGACGACGTCGCCCCGTCCGACTCGGCGCTCGACTACGCCGGAGCCTTCGCGCTCTGGCTTCGAGAGACATACACCTCGCCCCGCCACGTCGCCGACTGGGCCGAGGCCGTCCGAGCCTTCGAGCGCGATGGCGGCGTCGACGGCTGGCGCGAGACGACCGACGCCCGGCGTGAGGAGCGGCTCCGGCGCGAGGCTCAGCGCGCCTCCGGCGTCTTCTGGCAACCAGGGGCCCGCGCCGCCTGAGCGGCCCCCTCGGCCCTCTTTGGCCGCCCCACGACTGGTCGCTACGCTATTCTCCAAGCCCGGTACATGGAACGAATCTCCTCGATCTCGGGATCGTCGAGCAGGGGTTGCAGCACTCCGAACCCGCTGACCGAGGCGAGCACGTCGCGCACCCACCCTTCTTCGTCGTCGATGGTCGCTTCGCCGCGCGACAGGGCGGCATCGTTGTGCCTGCGCACCTCAGAAACGGCTACGGCTCCGGCAGCGGCGGCATCGACAGACGGATCGATCCCCTCGATACGCAACCGCCGTCGCACGCGCTCCGCGACTACGGCAGATGGATGGCTCACTCGTGAATCTTCGCAAGAATCGCCCGACGGCCTCGCAAGTTATCCACAGGCGGCACTAGCCTGGCGCAGGTGACAGGAAGATTCAGCGTCTCCGTGGACAGAGACAGCGTCGCCATGGGCGACGATGCGGTGTCCCACGCCTTCGAGCTGCGCGCGCCCGCAGGAATCACCATCGCGGCGCTCCTCGGCCGTGCGGCACCGGAGATCCGCGCATCCGGCTGGTCGTGGGTCGTCGTGGTCGATGGCCGGGTGGCGGCCGTGTGGTCAGTCGACCACGGCGTGCAGCTCCTGATCCCGGACAGGAACCTGACGGCCGAGACGATTCCGCGGACCATCCACTTCCGCTACTTCGTGCAGATCGACCCCGAGTGGCTGCACCGGCGGCTCGCCGAGGGCGCTCCCGCCGACAGGAGCGCCCTCGAGCTCGAGTACCGCCCCATCGCCCAGTCAGCCGCGGAGGCCGAGAACAGGCGCCGCGAGCGCGAGATCGCCGACCGCCTGCTCACGCCCGAGTGCATGAGAGCTTTGGTGGCCGTCGGCGCGGAGATCGACCTGCACAACGACCGACTGCTGCGTTTCGACCTTCACGGCGAGCGCTGGTGGGCCTCCCGCGCCGACACGATGCTCTCGATCCGCCACGGCGACGGCGGCGAGGGCGCCTCCATCCGCCCTGCCGCCTTCGCCGAGGCGTGGCTGGTCGCCGCCACGTCCGCGGCCTCGAGGTCAGCCGCAGGCGAGGTGCGATTCCCTCCCTACGCGCCGTTCCCCGCGCCGGAACTCCGGCCGATGGGCGAGTGGCCGCCCGGCGTGCGGCGCTGGACGACGCAGGGCGAACCCGTCGCCCAGCTGGCCGGCCAGGACGCCGTCGACGCCTTCCAGCTGGCCTACGGTCGCACGATCGCCGAGATCGTCGCCCTGATGGGGCCGGTTGCAGGCTGATCCCCAGGAAGCAGCCGCATTCCGGTCAGTAGACTGAAGCCACCGCGCGGGAGTGGTGGAATTGGCAGACACGCAGGATTTAGGTTCCTGTGCCCCAGGGCGTGTGGGTTCAAGTCCCACCTTCCGCACGCGAGGCGCCTGCATCCTCATCCGCGACCGCCGACCACTCACGACCGACGGGAATCATCAGTGATCGAGACCATGCTGCACGCGCCGACCGCGTTCCTGCCCGACTGGCTCAGCCCTGCGAACATCATCGACTGGGCGGGCCCCTGGGCGCTGCTGGTCGTGTGCTTCATCATCTTCGCCGAGACGGGGCTGCTCGTCGGCTTCCTCCTCCCCGGCGACACCCTCCTCATCATCTCGGGCCTGCTCACGCACACCAGCGACGTGTTCGGGGTGAACATCTGGATCGTGTCGCTGCTGATCGCGCTGTCGGCGTTCGTCGGCGGCGAGGTGGGCTACCTCATCGGCCACAAGGGCGGACCGGCGGTGTTCGAGCGCAAGGAATCGGGCCTGTTCAGCCGGAAGAACGTCGAGCGCACCAATGCGTTCTTCGAGCGTTTCGGCGGTCTCACCGTGATCCTTGCCCGCTTCGTGCCGATCGTGCGCACCTTCGCGCCGGTCGCGGCGGGCGTCGGGCACATGCCGTGGCGCCGCTACACGCTCTACAACTTCATCGGCGCCATGATCTGGGGCTTCGGCCTCACGATGGTCGGCTACCTGATCGCCTTCATCCCCTGGATCCGCGAGCTCGTCGTCGAGTACATCGACCTCATCCTGCTCGCCGCCGTCGCGGGTACGGCTCTCGTCACCCTCTGGCACTACCTGTCCGAGCGGCACAAGGCCAAGAAGGCCGCAGCCGCCGGCGAGGACGTCGTCACGGATGCCGCCGAGGCCAGGTCGCTCGCGCTCGATCTCGACGGCGACGACAAGAACTGAGACTCAGCCCGCCTTCTTCTTGCGCGTGCTCTTCTTGGGCTTGTCGTCGGTCTCGCCCTCGTCTCCTCCGGTGCGCGCCGCCTTCGATCGGGCGACGCTGGCGCGCAGGGCCTCCATGAGGTCGATGACCTCGCCGCCCTTCGCGCCCTCCTCCTCGCCGAAGGTCTCGGCGACGTCGAACGTGTCCCCCGCCTCGATCTTGGCGTCGATGAGGGTGCGGAGCTCCTTCTGGTACTCGTCGACGTATTCGTCCGGGTCGAAGTCGCTGGAGTAGCTCTCGACGAGGGAGGCGGACAGCTCCAGCTCCTTCTTCGAGATCTTCACCTCCTCGTCGAGCACCTGGAAGTCGGCCTGGCGGACCTCGTCGGCCCACAGCAGCGTCTGCAGCACGAGCACGTCACCGCGCACGCGGAGCGCGGCCAGCCGCGTCTTCTGCCGCAGCGTGAAACGCACGATGGCCGTCCGGTCCGTCTGCTCGAGCGTCTTGCGCAGCAGCACGTAGGCCTTCGGGGACTTCGAGTCGGGCTCGAGGTAGTACGCCTTGTCCAGGGTGAGCAGGTCGACCTGTTCGGTCGGGACGAACTCCACGACGTCGATCTCACGGCTCTTCTCCGCCGGCAGCGACGCGAGGTCCTCTTTCGTGAGCACGACCGTCTGCCCGTCGTCGACGTACGCCCTGTCGATGTCGGCGTACGCCACCGTCTCTCCGCACACCTCGCACGTGCGCTGGTACCGGATGCGCCCGCCGTCGCGGTCGTGCACCTGGTGCAGGGGCACGTCATGGTCCTCGGTGGCGGAGTACACCTTCACCGGCACGTTCACGAGACCGAAGGTCAGCGCGCCCTTCCAGATCGTCCTCATCACACCAGTAGACACCAGTCACAGCCGTCACGACCAGCCCCTTGACTACGCTGGCGTCATGCCCGCAGACGCGCACATGGTCCAGATCGGCGGACGACGCCTGCGCGTCACGAATCTGCAGAAGGTCGTCTACCCCGAGACCGGGACGACCAAGGGCGAGATCATCGCGTACTACACGCAGGTCGCCCCCGCGCTCCTCCCGCTGCTGGCCGGGCGCCCTGTCACGCGCAAGCGCTGGGTGGACGGCGTCGGCACAGCGGATGCTCCGGCCGAAGCGTTCTTCACGAAGCAGCTCGAGCGGGGTGCACCCTCGTGGATCCCGCGGCAGGAGATCAGGCACTCGGACGGACCGAAGGAGTATCCGCTCGTGGAGGACGTGCCGACGCTCGTCTGGCTCGCCCAGGTCGCGGCGATCGAGCTCCACGTGCCGCAGTGGCGGTTCACTCCCGACGGGCTGCCCGGAAATCCGGACCGCCTCGTCCTGGATCTCGACCCCGGCCCCGGCGTCGGACTCGCCCAGTGCGCGGAGGTCGCGCGGATCGCACGCGGCATCCTCACCGGCATGGGCCTGGATCCCTTCCCTGTGACGAGCGGGAGCAAGGGCATCCACCTCTATGCCGCCCTCCCCGGTGCGCAGACCAGCGACGAGATCTCCGCCGTGGTGAAGGAGCTCGCGCGGCTCATCGAGAACGACCATCCCGATCTCGCCACGAGCACCATGGCCAAGGTCGCCCGCGGCGGCAAGGTGTTCCTCGACTGGAGCCAGAACAACGGCAAGAAGACGACCATCTCCCCGTACTCGCTGCGCGGGCGGTCCCGCCCCTGGGTGGCCGCGCCGCGCACATGGGACGAGCTCGAGGACCCCGACCTGCGCCACCTGGAGATGGCGGAGGTCCTGGAGCGCCTGGCCGCAGGAGCCGACCCGATCGCGGATCTGCGCCCGCGCGGCGACGAGCTCCTGGCCGCGTACCGCGCCAAGCGCGACGCCGACCGCACTCCCGAGCCGATGCCGGAGCGGGTGGCATCCGTGAGCACCGGCCTGACGCGGCGCTTCGTCATCCAGGAGCACCACGCGCGGCGGCTGCACTACGACCTGCGCATCGAGGACAAGGGCGTGCTGGTGAGCTGGGCGGTGCCGAAGGGCGTGCCCGAATCGACCGAGCGCAACCACCTCGCCGTGATGACCGAACCGCATCCGCTCGAGTACCTCACCTTCTCCGGCACCATCCCCGCCGGCGAGTACGGGGCGGGAGAGATGTCCATCTGGGACACCGGGACCGTCGCACTCGAGAAGTGGCGAGACGACGAGGTGATCGGCACCTTCACTGGGCGCGAGGGAGGGCCGCTTCCCGGTGTGCGCCTCGCCCTCATCCGCACGACGGGCGAGGGCGAGAAGTCGTCGTGGCTGCTGCACCGGATGAAGGACGGAACCGAGCCGCGCCGCAAGGGGGCGCCTCGAGCGGCACCGGAGAGGCAGCCCGCGGACAGGAGCACGGTGGCGCCTCTCGATCCCATGCTCGCCGAGAACGGCACGCCCGCGCTCGCGCGAGCCCTCGGATCGCCCGCATGGGTGGAGGTGAAGTGGGACGGCATCCGCGCCATCGGCAGCTGGGAGGACGGACGGATGCGGCTGCACGCCCGCAGCGGCACCGACATCACGGCTCGCTACCCCGAGCTCACCGCCGACGGCGCGCCGCACCTCCCCGTCGGCGACGCCGTGCTCGACGGGGAGATCGTGGCGTTCGACACCCGGGGGCGCCCCAGCTTCTCGCTGCTGCAGAACCGGATGCACCTCACCAGGCCGCGCGAGATCGAGCGCGAGGCAGTGCGGACGCCGACCGTGTACCTGGTCTTCGACCTGCTGCGGCTCGACGGTCACGATCTGACCTCCATGCCGCTCGCTCAGCGTCGCACGCTTCTCGAGGATGTGGTCGCGGACCTTGAGGCGCCGGTGCAGGCCCCGCCCGTGTTCGACGACGTCGACGCCGCCCTCGCCGCCAGCCGGGAGTTCGGTTTGGAAGGCGTGGTCGTCAAGGGCCGCGAGTCGCGGTACCGCCCAGGCCAGCGCTCACCATCGTGGCTCAAGGTCAAGAACACGCGCATGCAGGAGGCCGTGATCGTCGGCATCCGCCCGGGCAAGGGCGACCGCGCCGGCACGATCGGCTCCCTTCTCCTCGCCGTGCCCGACACCGACGGCCTCCGGTACATCGGCCGCGTCGGCACCGGGTTCACCGACCGGATGCTGCGCGACCTGGATCGTCAGCTCACCCCTCTGCGCGTGCCACGCGCGCCGCTCAGCGGAGTCCCGCGCCCGGATGCCGCCGATGCACTGTGGGTGCGACCCGATCTCGTCGGCGAGGTGGAGTTCGCGAACTGGACGCCCGACGGGATCCTACGGCACGCACGGTGGCGAGGGCTGCGCCCGGACAAGGCTCCCGACGAGGTCACCGTCGAGGCATGATCACCGCGGCTCGCCCGGCCGTCACGCGTGATGCGGTTCGCAGTCCGACTGCTCGGCCGGCTCGATCTGGAAGGTGGAGTGCTCGACGTCGAAGTGCTCCGCCAGACAGGTCTGCAGGTCGCTCAGCAGCTGCGCCGACCGACCGCCCGCCAGCAGGTCCGGCGCGACGGCGACGTGTGCGCTGAAGACCGGCGCGCCGCGCGTGAGCTGCCACACGTGCACGTCGTGCACACCGACCACGCCCTCGTAGCCGAGCAGGTGCGCGCGGATGTCGGCGACCGCGGTGCCGCGCGGAGCAGACTCGGCGAGCACCGAGAACACCTCGCGCAGCAGGGCGACGGCCCGAGGGATGATCATGACGGCGATAGCCATGGAGGCCAGCGCATCCGCCGGCATCCATCCGGTGGTGACGATCACGATCGCCGCCACGATGACCATGGCAGAGCCGATGAGGTCGCCCATCACCTCCAGATACGCGCCGCGCACGTTGATGCTCGTGCGCTGCGCGCGGCTCAGCAGCCACATCGAGATCACGTTCGCGATCAGCCCGACGACGGCCACGACGAGCATGAGCCCGCCGGCGACCTCGACCTCCCGCGGGTCGATCAGACGGCCGACCGCCTCGACGGCGACGCCACCGGCCAGCGCGATGAGGATCACCGCGTTGATGAGCGCGCCGAACACTTCGGCGCGCTGATATCCGAACGTGCGCCGGTCGTCTGGCGGACGCGCCGCGACGGCCGCGGCGATGAGTGCGATCACGAGGGCCGACGCATCCGTGAACATGTGCGCGGCGTCCGCGAGCAGAGCCAGCGAACCCGTGAGGATCGCACCGACGATCTGGACGACCATGACCGCGGCGGTCAGGCACAGCGAGATCGCCAGCAGGCGCCGGTGACCGGCGGAACGGATGCCGCCGGGGCTGGGTGCGTGGTCGTGCATGATCCCAGGCTAGACCGGCCGGCCCGGCGCTGAGGCGGGTTGCGCCTAGTCGGGAATGGGGATGATTCTCACTCGCTCCTAGAGTGCTTCGAGAAGCGGGACGAGCTGCGCGAACGCCCGCGCGCGGTGCGACTGCGTCTGCTTCTCCTCCTCGGTGAGCTGGCCGACGGTGCGCTCAGCGCCGGCAGGCTGACCGTCGGGGATGAAGATCGGGTCATAGCCGAAGCCCCCGTCACCGGACGGGGCATGCGCCAGCCGTCCCGGCCATTCGCCGATGACGACGTGCTCGGCACCATCGGGCGCGACGAGGGCGATCGCTGACGTGAAATGCGCGGTGCGGTGCGGGTCGGCGATGTCGCGCAGTTGATCGAGCAGCAGCTCGAGATTCGCCACGGGGTCCTTGCGCTGACCGGCCCAGTACGCCGAGAAGACCCCGGGCGAGCCTCCCAGCACGTCGACGCAGATGCCGGAGTCGTCGGCCACCGCGGGCAGCCCGGTGTGGGCGGCCGCCGTCCGTGCCTTGAGCAGCGCATTGTCGGTGAAGGTCACGCCGTCCTCGATCTGCTCCGGGCCGTCGTAGGCGACGATCTCGAGGTCCGGCCGGGCGACCGACACGATCTGCTGGAACTCCTCGACCTTGTGCGGGTTGTGGGTGGCGAGCACGACCTTCATGCGAGCGCCTTCCGCTGCAGCTCGGTGAGTTCGCCGCATCCGGCCACGCCGAGGTCGAGGAGGGCGTCGAGCTCGCGCTTGTCGAACGGCGCACCCTCCGCGGTGCCCTGCACCTCGACGAAGAGCCCGCGTCCGGTGACCACGACGTTCATGTCGGTCTCGGCGCGAACGTCCTCGACATAGGCCAGGTCGAGCATGGGCTCCCCGTCGATGATCCCGACCGACACCGCCGCGACGGAGTCGAGGAGCGGCGTGGAGTTCTTGCCGATGAACTTCTTCTCGCGCCCCCACTCGATCGCGTCGGCGAGCGCGACGTACGCACCGGTGATCGCCGCGGTACGGGTGCCGCCATCGGCCTGCAGCACGTCGCAGTCGATCACGATCGTGTTCTCGCCGAGGGCTTTGGTGTCGACGACGGCGCGCAGCGCACGGCCGATGAGACGCGAGATCTCGTGGGTGCGTCCGCCGATGCGGCCCTTCACGCTCTCGCGGTCGTTGCGGCTGTTGGTCGCGCGGGGAAGCATGGCGTACTCGGCTGTCACCCACCCTTTGCCCTTGCCTGTGAGCCAGCGCGGCACGCCGTTGGTGAAGGACGCCGTGCACAGCACCTTCGTCCCGCCGAAGCTGATCAGCGCCGAGCCCTCGGCCTGCGCGCTCCAGCCGCGTTCGATGGTGACCTCGCGGAGCTGATTCGTGGAGCGGCCGTCGGCGCGGACGATGGATGACATGGAGTTCCTTCGGTCGGTGTGGCGGGTCGGAGTGATCAGAGCGTGTCGATGGATGCCGGGAGGTCGATGACACCGGTCTGCACGAACTGGACGTCGCGCACCTCGTGCCCCATGAGGCGGTTCGCGAGCGCGGCGAACTCGGACGTCGAGTCGCCGGTCGCCTCGTAGACGTACGTGGCGGTCGAGTCGGGCGAGGCGAGCTGGTCATCGCGCACGAGCTGCCGGTACACGTCGCCCGCGGTCTCGTCGTCGCTCGACACCAGCGTGACGCCCTCCCCCATGACGTAGCTGATCGCCCCTCGGAGGAACGGGTAGTGCGTGCATCCGAGCACGAGGGTGTCGACGCCTGCATCCCGCAGCGGCGCGAGGTACTCCTCGGCCGTCGCCAGGACCTCGGGCGTGCCGGTGATGCCGGCTTCCACGAACTCGACGAAACGAGGGCAGGCCGCCGTGAACACCTCGAGTCGCTCGTTCACCTCGAGCATGTCCTGGTAGGCGCGCGAGCCGATCGTGCCGACCGTGCCGATGACGCCGACACGGCCGTTGCGCGTGGTCGAGACAGCACGCCGCACGGCCGGCCCGATCACCTCGACGACGGGCACGTCGTATCGTTCGCGCGCGTCGCGCAGCATGGCGGCGGATGCCGTGTTGCAGGCGATCACCAGCATCTTCACGCCCTGGTCGACGAGTGCGTCGAGCACCTCGAGCGCGTAGCGGCGCACGTCGGCGATGGGCTTGGGGCCGTACGGAGAGTGCGCGGTGTCCCCGATGTAGACGAACGACTCGCGGGGCAGCTGGGCGCGGATGGCCCTGGCCACCGTCAGCCCGCCGACACCGGAGTCGAAGATTCCGATCGGGGCGTCGTTCATGACTCCCCAGCCTACCCGCGATGGTCGTCGTCATCGCTCGCCGAGCCTCACGCGTCGCTAGGCTGAGCGCATGACGACCTCGACGGCGCTCCTGACCGACCGCTATGAGCTCACCATGCTCGCCGCAGCGCTCCGCGACGGGACCGCCTCCAGACCCAGCGTCTTCGAGCTGTTCTCGCGCCGCCTTTCCGGAGGCCGCCGTTTCGGCGTCGTGGCGGGCACGGGGCGGTTCCTCTCGTTGCTGCGGGAGTTCCGCTTCGGCGACGACGAGCTGCGCTTCCTCCGCGACAACGACGTGGTCGACGCGGACTCGCTGGCGTATCTCGAGAACTACCGCTTCACGGGGTCGATCCGTGGCTACCGCGAGGGCGAGCTGTACTTCCCCGGCTCTCCCATCCTCACGGTCGAGGGGACCTTCGCAGACGCGGTGGTGCTCGAGACCCTCGCCCTGAGCGTGCTCAATCACGATTCGGCGGTCGCCACCGCGGCCTCCCGCATGAGCATCGCCGCCGGTGACCGGCCGCTCGCCGAGATGGGGTCGCGCCGGGCCGCCGAGCAGTCGGCCGTCGCGGCGGCGCGGGCCGCCTACATCGCCGGGTTCGGCGCGACGAGCAACCTCGAGGCCGGCCGCACGTGGGGCATCCCCACCATGGGCACGGCAGCGCACTCGTGGACACTTCTGCACGACACGGAGGAGGATGCGTTCCGCGCGCAGATCGACAGTCTCGGCACCGAGACCACGCTGCTCGTCGACACCTACGACATCCGCGCGGGCGTGGAGACGGCGATCCGCGTGGCCGGCACGCAGCTCGGCGGAGTGCGCATCGACTCCGGAGACCTCCCCATCGTCGCCGCCGAGGTACGGGCGCAGCTCGACGAACTGGGCGCCACGGCGACGAAGATCACGGTCACGAGCGATCTCGACGAGTACGCCATCGCGGCGCTGGCCGCCTCGCCCGTCGACGCCTACGGTGTGGGCACCTCGGTCGTCACCGGTTCCGGTTACCCGACGGCGAGCATGGTGTACAAGCTCGTCGCACGGCAGGACGCGTCGGGCGCGTGGATCGCGGTGGCCAAGGCCTCCGCCGACAAGGCCTCGCACGGCGGCCGCAAGGCGGCGTTCCGGACGCTGGCCGACGGCGTGGCCGTGTCTGAGACGGTCGTCGTCGCCGACGGGTTCGAGAACCTCGACGCCCCGGCCGAGCGCCAGGACGGCCGCCCTCTGCAGGTCACGCTCGTCGAGGAGGGGGAGATCGACACCGCCTACGAGGGCGTCGACGGCACGGCATCCGCCCGCGCTCATCACCTGCGCGTGCGCGAGGAGCTCCCCGTGCGGGCCCTCGCACTCAGCAAGTCCGACCCCGCCATCCCGACGGAGTTCGTCGAGCTGCGCTGACCGGGGCTCCGGTCAGGCGACCATCGACTCGTAGATCTCCTTGCACGTCGGGCAGATCGGGAACTTCTCGGGGTCGCGCCCCGGGGTCCACTTCTTGCCGCACAGCGCACGCACCGGCTTGCCGGTGATGGCCGACTCGAGGATCTTGTCCTTCTTCACATAGTGCGAGAAGCGCTCGTGGTCGCCCGGTTCGAGATTCTCCTCCCGGAGGAGCTCTTCCAGTTCGCGATCAAGCGTTGCCACGCCGCCCTGATCGGGGCTGTCCAGCGGAGTACTCATTCCGCGATTCTAGCCGTGTGCGGGGCCGTACGGGCGCTGTCACGCCGTCTCGACGAACTCCATGAGACGCTCGCCGCTGCGTTCGAAGATCCGCCCGCCGAGGGCTACGCCGATCACGAACACGCCGACGCCGGTGGCGATGCCGGCCCACAGCGTCGCAGGCGCGAACTGCTCTCCCTCGACAGCGGTGAGGACGAACAGCCAGATGGTCGGCGCGCTCAGCGCGATGGCGCCCAGGAAGGCCGCGGCGGGTCCGTAGACGCCCCTCGACGTCGGCCGCTGCGGCTGCTGGAACGGGCTGTCGCCCGGACGCGACACCGCATACGGAGCCACCACCGACACGATGCTCGACAGTCCGAGCCCGGAGAGGAGGAGGCTGGCTGCGAGGCCGGTCAAGGGAAGGAGCAGACGCCAGTCGGTGATCCACAGCATCGTCATGGGAACCGCCACCGCCAGCACCGGGATCGCCACGATGAACACGGGGACGAGCCGGCCGAGACGATCAGGAACCCCGCGCACGCCGCTCGCCACGTGGGTCCACAGCGCCGTCGAGTCGTAGGCGACGTCGTTGTGCGGCAGCCAGCCGAAGAAGAGGGCCATGACAGGCACGGGCACCAGCGCGGCGATCTCGAGCGGGACTCCGGCGACCAGCAGCGGCAGCACCGTGAGCACGCCCGCGACGGGGACGACGACGAGGTTCATGATGTACCGCCGGTCCCGAAGCCAGTACACGAGGCTGCGGGCGGCGATCGCGCCGAAGGCATCCGACGGCATCAGCCCGAACCAGCCGAGCCCGGTGCGCTCGCGCGAGGCGACGGGTCGCTCCGTCGTCGTCAGCAGGCGGCGGACGAGCCAGCTCCAGACGAGCCAGAGAGCCGCAGCGGTCAGCACCGCGATGACGGCGCTCGCCCAGGCGCCGGCCGCGTCTCCCGCGGCGGATGCGAACAGGAAGCCCGATGGGGCGGCGAGGGGCGTGAGCCCCACGGTCGCCGTGATCGACGCCACGGCTGCGGGGACGTGCCCGTCCCATTTGAGCGAGGCGAGGAAGACGGCGACGGGGAACGCGATGACGATGAGCGCGAGCGCGAACAGCGCGGTGAGCTCTCGCGACCTGCGCTCGGGGAGGAGCAGCGCATTGATCGCCATGCCGATGCGCGCCGCCAGCACCGTGGTCATCGCTCCCACCACGCTCATGGCGATGGCTGCGGGCCACGGTGC
This Microbacterium sp. XT11 DNA region includes the following protein-coding sequences:
- a CDS encoding nicotinate phosphoribosyltransferase; the protein is MTTSTALLTDRYELTMLAAALRDGTASRPSVFELFSRRLSGGRRFGVVAGTGRFLSLLREFRFGDDELRFLRDNDVVDADSLAYLENYRFTGSIRGYREGELYFPGSPILTVEGTFADAVVLETLALSVLNHDSAVATAASRMSIAAGDRPLAEMGSRRAAEQSAVAAARAAYIAGFGATSNLEAGRTWGIPTMGTAAHSWTLLHDTEEDAFRAQIDSLGTETTLLVDTYDIRAGVETAIRVAGTQLGGVRIDSGDLPIVAAEVRAQLDELGATATKITVTSDLDEYAIAALAASPVDAYGVGTSVVTGSGYPTASMVYKLVARQDASGAWIAVAKASADKASHGGRKAAFRTLADGVAVSETVVVADGFENLDAPAERQDGRPLQVTLVEEGEIDTAYEGVDGTASARAHHLRVREELPVRALALSKSDPAIPTEFVELR
- the rph gene encoding ribonuclease PH; the protein is MSSIVRADGRSTNQLREVTIERGWSAQAEGSALISFGGTKVLCTASFTNGVPRWLTGKGKGWVTAEYAMLPRATNSRNDRESVKGRIGGRTHEISRLIGRALRAVVDTKALGENTIVIDCDVLQADGGTRTAAITGAYVALADAIEWGREKKFIGKNSTPLLDSVAAVSVGIIDGEPMLDLAYVEDVRAETDMNVVVTGRGLFVEVQGTAEGAPFDKRELDALLDLGVAGCGELTELQRKALA
- the murI gene encoding glutamate racemase → MNDAPIGIFDSGVGGLTVARAIRAQLPRESFVYIGDTAHSPYGPKPIADVRRYALEVLDALVDQGVKMLVIACNTASAAMLRDARERYDVPVVEVIGPAVRRAVSTTRNGRVGVIGTVGTIGSRAYQDMLEVNERLEVFTAACPRFVEFVEAGITGTPEVLATAEEYLAPLRDAGVDTLVLGCTHYPFLRGAISYVMGEGVTLVSSDDETAGDVYRQLVRDDQLASPDSTATYVYEATGDSTSEFAALANRLMGHEVRDVQFVQTGVIDLPASIDTL
- a CDS encoding DUF3039 domain-containing protein produces the protein MSTPLDSPDQGGVATLDRELEELLREENLEPGDHERFSHYVKKDKILESAITGKPVRALCGKKWTPGRDPEKFPICPTCKEIYESMVA